One genomic segment of Actinoplanes ianthinogenes includes these proteins:
- a CDS encoding Crp/Fnr family transcriptional regulator, which yields MTGAGEPAWAPGSFLDLITAAERDELFALGATRRLPAGRTLLAEGHRDTQVEVLREGQVKVTRQVGGVPRLLAIRLPGDIVGEFAAFTGSERTATVTTCGDVVSTVIRQRDFMDFVGRHPNVAVQVAATIGRRLRWANERRTEFSAFPAHVRLARVLLEIATSCGEAVEDGVRIAVELSQTELAYLIGAREDTVQRALRQLRTDGLLRTGYRRIVVLDEDGLRDLVENAEWT from the coding sequence ATGACGGGTGCTGGCGAGCCGGCGTGGGCGCCGGGGTCCTTCCTGGACCTGATCACCGCGGCCGAGCGGGACGAGCTCTTCGCACTGGGCGCCACGCGACGGCTGCCCGCCGGGCGCACGCTGCTGGCCGAGGGGCATCGGGACACCCAGGTCGAGGTGCTGCGGGAGGGACAGGTCAAGGTGACCCGGCAGGTCGGCGGGGTGCCGCGGCTGCTGGCCATCCGGCTGCCCGGGGACATCGTCGGCGAGTTCGCCGCGTTCACCGGCAGCGAGCGGACCGCGACCGTGACCACCTGCGGCGACGTGGTGTCCACGGTGATTCGGCAGCGCGACTTCATGGACTTCGTCGGCCGGCATCCGAACGTGGCGGTGCAGGTCGCGGCAACGATCGGGCGGCGGCTGCGGTGGGCGAACGAGCGCCGCACCGAGTTCTCCGCCTTCCCGGCGCACGTGCGGCTGGCCCGGGTGCTGCTGGAGATCGCCACGAGCTGCGGCGAGGCGGTCGAGGACGGCGTGCGGATCGCCGTGGAGCTGTCCCAGACCGAGCTGGCCTACCTGATCGGCGCGCGCGAGGACACCGTCCAGCGGGCGCTGCGCCAGCTGCGCACCGACGGCCTGCTGCGGACCGGGTACCGGCGGATCGTGGTGCTCGACGAGGACGGCTTGCGCGATCTGGTCGAGAACGCCGAGTGGACCTGA
- a CDS encoding caspase family protein: MGDLYALLVGIDRYQSPDIPSLHGCANDVRAAAAQLTADAAPGCRVHTRMLLDGEATRAAVVAAIGAHLGRAGEADTALFWFAGHGSAAAVPAWAWFREPTGMLQTLVCADSRTPGVPDLWDKELSVLLDVIAERAGHVAVVLDSCHADGATRELADQEPAARARSVPPAPERGLDSLAEEVLRRAGRPAPEHVALAACRSDESAQERTIGGVVHGVFSWALLDAVRRLGPGATYRELLAATQTAVEFRSRRQVPQLRPGASPLADHVFLDGTVRRVGTGMRMRFTREGWVIDAGMVHGLPEDGGVRVGVHGAGRSRRRWSPGCGR; encoded by the coding sequence ATGGGGGATCTGTACGCACTGCTGGTCGGCATCGACCGGTACCAGTCACCGGACATCCCGTCTCTGCACGGGTGCGCCAACGACGTCCGCGCCGCGGCCGCCCAGCTCACCGCCGACGCGGCGCCCGGGTGCCGGGTGCACACCCGGATGCTGCTCGACGGCGAGGCGACCCGGGCCGCGGTGGTCGCCGCGATCGGGGCCCATCTGGGCCGGGCGGGTGAGGCGGACACGGCGCTGTTCTGGTTCGCCGGGCACGGGTCGGCCGCGGCCGTACCGGCATGGGCATGGTTCCGGGAACCGACCGGCATGCTGCAAACCCTGGTCTGCGCGGACAGCCGGACGCCGGGCGTGCCGGACCTGTGGGACAAGGAGCTGTCGGTGCTGCTCGACGTGATCGCCGAACGGGCCGGTCACGTGGCCGTGGTGCTGGACAGCTGCCACGCCGACGGCGCCACCCGGGAACTCGCCGACCAGGAACCGGCGGCGCGCGCCCGGTCGGTGCCGCCGGCCCCGGAACGCGGCCTGGACTCGCTGGCCGAGGAGGTGCTGCGGCGGGCCGGGCGGCCGGCCCCGGAGCACGTGGCGCTGGCCGCCTGCCGGTCGGACGAGTCGGCGCAGGAACGCACGATCGGCGGCGTGGTGCACGGGGTGTTCAGCTGGGCGTTGCTGGACGCGGTGCGGCGGCTCGGCCCCGGTGCCACGTATCGGGAGTTGCTGGCGGCCACGCAGACCGCGGTGGAGTTCCGGTCCCGGCGGCAGGTGCCTCAGCTGCGGCCGGGTGCTTCGCCGCTCGCCGACCACGTGTTCCTGGACGGGACGGTGCGCCGGGTGGGAACCGGCATGCGGATGCGGTTCACCCGGGAGGGGTGGGTGATCGACGCGGGGATGGTGCACGGGCTGCCCGAGGACGGCGGGGTGCGGGTGGGGGTGCACGGGGCGGGCCGGAGCAGGAGGCGGTGGTCACCCGGGTGCGGGCGGTGA
- a CDS encoding type II toxin-antitoxin system Rv0910 family toxin codes for MRFRRRAVPAPPPVVEPPRLLSRPWTLSVSVAAPPERVLAHLTDPARMADWLVMHSGWPAAPPGALVEGGRFAQRVKLMGTPVEVRWTVRGLSGRTVWLDGTGPMGIEVGVYLSVAPSDGGTLVRLDGGVQGGPTDGPLGPMVARSLTEALRASLERLARADFTGPSSGSDRTLTLIKREKPGTIRHLRTGREIDPWTPVIVGIGQCRERTTNPAAGDPVSLAARAMESASTDILIEHNLVTSADTVGWVASVSWQYPDGAALLAERVGARPARTVQTGLFGGDGPLRLVNDLAAAISRGESRIALIAGAEAAATAAAAERAGKPLDWPTQPDGTAPTRTLGTDREPNNAAETAAGLVSPLHFYALIENALRRRDGLSVAEHRKKITELWSRLSQAAAGNMYAWLQEFRTPEQLATVDGDNRLVCAPYTKLLAANLQVNQASALIVCSAEVAREAGIDQRLWIFPHVGAHATDEWHVTERADLTRSPAIHAIGRAVLDHTRLTIDDIRYLDLYACFPSAVQIAAAELGLPIDDPERPLTVTGGLTFAGGPGNNYAGHSLANLCFRLRHDPGSYGLATAVGWYMTKHAATVLSTDPPVGEFRDIDADIRLHRPTRSVALNADRSGIVEAYTVTYRRDGTPEAGIVTEILDDGSRVVRATEPLDGDPFDDTPVALPPPGEPPVVVEWHGPVTVIRLNRPAVRNAVDLATARGLERAIDEFEADPDARVAVLTGNGPMFCAGMDLKAAARGEYPITEGRGLLGLTAEPPRKPLIAAVEGAALAGGFELALAADLIVAAEDALFGIPEVKRGLVAAAGGVLRLARSLPRATALELALTGEPMPARRLHDLGLINRVTPVGKAYATAFDLAVSIAAHPALAVLLAKRIVDEQGDWTSAEAFDHLSEIAGVVLGSASFDLPKAYRRADRERS; via the coding sequence ATGCGGTTTCGCCGCCGAGCTGTGCCCGCACCACCGCCCGTCGTCGAGCCGCCACGGCTGCTGAGCCGCCCCTGGACCCTGTCCGTCTCCGTGGCCGCGCCGCCGGAGCGGGTGCTCGCCCATCTCACGGACCCGGCGCGGATGGCGGACTGGCTGGTCATGCACAGCGGGTGGCCGGCCGCACCGCCGGGTGCGCTGGTCGAGGGCGGGCGGTTCGCGCAGCGGGTGAAGCTGATGGGGACGCCAGTCGAGGTGCGCTGGACGGTCCGGGGTCTTTCCGGCCGGACGGTCTGGCTGGACGGGACCGGGCCGATGGGGATCGAGGTCGGGGTCTACCTGTCGGTCGCGCCTTCGGATGGCGGGACGCTGGTCCGGCTCGACGGTGGGGTGCAGGGCGGGCCGACCGACGGTCCGCTGGGGCCGATGGTGGCGCGGAGTCTCACCGAGGCGTTGCGGGCTTCGCTGGAGCGGCTGGCTCGAGCCGACTTCACCGGCCCGTCCAGCGGCTCTGACCGAACTTTGACACTGATAAAGCGCGAAAAGCCCGGAACGATCAGGCATCTGCGGACGGGGCGGGAGATCGATCCGTGGACGCCCGTCATCGTCGGCATCGGTCAGTGTCGCGAGCGCACCACCAACCCGGCCGCGGGCGATCCGGTCTCTCTCGCCGCCCGCGCCATGGAGAGCGCCTCCACCGACATCCTCATCGAGCACAACCTGGTGACCTCGGCCGACACCGTCGGCTGGGTGGCCAGCGTCTCCTGGCAGTACCCGGACGGCGCCGCCCTGCTCGCCGAGCGGGTGGGCGCCCGCCCGGCCCGGACCGTCCAGACCGGACTCTTCGGCGGCGACGGCCCGCTGCGCCTGGTCAACGACCTCGCCGCCGCGATCAGCCGGGGCGAGAGCCGGATCGCGCTGATCGCCGGCGCCGAGGCCGCCGCCACCGCCGCGGCCGCGGAACGCGCCGGCAAGCCGCTGGACTGGCCGACCCAGCCCGACGGTACGGCACCGACCCGCACCCTCGGCACCGACCGGGAACCGAACAATGCCGCCGAGACCGCCGCCGGCCTGGTCTCCCCGCTGCACTTCTACGCCCTGATCGAGAACGCGCTGCGCCGCCGCGACGGGCTCAGCGTGGCCGAGCACCGGAAGAAGATCACCGAGCTCTGGTCCCGGCTCTCCCAGGCGGCCGCCGGCAACATGTACGCCTGGCTTCAGGAGTTCCGGACCCCGGAGCAGCTCGCCACCGTCGACGGCGACAACCGTCTGGTCTGCGCGCCGTACACCAAGCTGCTCGCCGCGAACCTCCAGGTCAACCAGGCCAGCGCGCTGATCGTGTGCAGCGCCGAGGTGGCGCGGGAGGCCGGGATCGACCAGCGGCTCTGGATCTTCCCGCACGTGGGGGCGCACGCCACCGACGAGTGGCACGTGACCGAGCGCGCCGACCTGACCCGCTCACCCGCCATCCACGCGATCGGCCGGGCCGTCCTTGACCACACGCGGCTCACCATCGACGACATCAGGTACCTCGACCTGTACGCCTGCTTCCCCTCCGCCGTGCAGATCGCCGCCGCCGAGCTCGGCCTGCCGATCGACGACCCGGAGCGGCCGCTGACCGTCACCGGCGGCCTCACCTTCGCCGGCGGCCCGGGCAACAACTATGCCGGGCACTCGCTGGCCAACCTGTGCTTCCGGCTGCGCCACGACCCGGGCAGCTACGGCCTGGCCACCGCGGTCGGCTGGTACATGACCAAGCACGCGGCGACGGTTCTCTCCACCGACCCGCCCGTGGGGGAGTTCCGCGACATCGACGCGGACATACGGCTGCACCGTCCCACCCGCTCGGTCGCCTTAAATGCTGATAGATCGGGCATTGTTGAGGCGTATACCGTCACCTACCGCCGGGACGGCACCCCGGAGGCCGGGATCGTCACCGAGATCCTCGACGACGGCTCCCGGGTGGTGCGGGCCACCGAACCGCTGGACGGGGATCCGTTCGACGACACCCCGGTGGCGCTGCCGCCGCCGGGGGAGCCGCCGGTGGTGGTCGAGTGGCACGGCCCGGTCACCGTGATCCGGCTCAACCGGCCCGCCGTCCGCAACGCCGTCGACCTGGCCACCGCCCGCGGCCTGGAACGCGCGATCGACGAGTTCGAGGCCGACCCGGACGCCCGGGTCGCGGTGCTCACCGGCAACGGGCCGATGTTCTGCGCCGGGATGGACCTGAAAGCCGCCGCTCGCGGCGAGTACCCGATCACCGAGGGCCGTGGCCTGCTCGGGCTGACCGCCGAACCGCCGAGGAAGCCGCTGATCGCGGCGGTCGAGGGTGCGGCGCTGGCCGGTGGGTTCGAGCTCGCGCTGGCCGCCGACCTGATCGTCGCGGCCGAGGACGCGCTGTTCGGCATTCCCGAGGTCAAGCGCGGGCTGGTCGCCGCGGCCGGGGGAGTGCTGCGGCTGGCCCGGAGCCTGCCCCGGGCGACCGCGCTGGAACTCGCGCTGACCGGGGAGCCGATGCCGGCTCGGCGGCTGCACGATCTCGGGCTGATCAACCGGGTGACTCCGGTCGGGAAGGCGTACGCAACGGCCTTCGATCTGGCGGTCTCGATCGCGGCGCACCCGGCGCTCGCCGTCCTCCTGGCCAAACGCATCGTCGACGAGCAGGGCGACTGGACGAGTGCGGAGGCCTTCGACCACCTGTCCGAGATCGCCGGTGTGGTGCTCGGCTCCGCGAGTTTCGACCTACCGAAGGCCTACCGAAGGGCTGATCGTGAGCGCTCTTGA
- a CDS encoding acyl-CoA dehydrogenase family protein codes for MYEDPFETAERTALREAMASFVRKEVLPFLNDWERAGEIPRELHAGAAKAGLYAVGFPEEVGGDGGDTVDMVVATEAFLEAGGSSGCHAALFTHGIALPHMIATGDPALIDRFVRPALAGSVLCSLGVTEPDAGSDVGALRTTAVRDGDDYVVNGAKMFITSGTRADFVTTAVRTGGPGSAGISMLVIERGTPGFAVSRKLDKMGWLCSDTAELSFTDCRVPAANLVGAENGGFPLIAQVFVPERIIAAVHAYSVAQRCLDLTLEQVRRRDTFGRPLISRQVVRHKLVEMRQRIELARTFTRRVAARHAAGEWVAGEVCLAKNAAVEACKHVVDEAVQLHGGMGYLRESEVERHYRDSRILGIGAGATEVMADLAAKIFQYDR; via the coding sequence ATGTACGAAGACCCGTTCGAGACCGCGGAACGCACCGCACTGCGGGAGGCGATGGCTTCTTTCGTACGCAAAGAGGTCCTGCCCTTTCTGAACGACTGGGAGCGAGCCGGCGAGATCCCCCGCGAGCTGCACGCCGGCGCCGCGAAGGCGGGACTTTATGCCGTCGGCTTCCCGGAGGAGGTGGGTGGTGACGGCGGCGACACCGTCGACATGGTGGTCGCCACCGAGGCGTTCCTGGAGGCCGGCGGCTCGTCCGGCTGCCACGCCGCGCTGTTCACCCACGGCATCGCGCTCCCCCACATGATCGCGACCGGCGACCCGGCACTGATCGACCGGTTCGTCCGCCCCGCGCTGGCCGGCTCCGTGCTGTGCTCGCTCGGGGTCACCGAGCCGGACGCCGGTTCCGACGTCGGTGCGCTGCGCACCACCGCGGTCCGCGACGGCGACGACTACGTGGTCAACGGCGCCAAGATGTTCATCACCTCCGGCACCCGCGCCGACTTCGTGACCACCGCGGTGCGCACCGGCGGCCCCGGCTCGGCCGGGATCAGCATGCTGGTGATCGAGCGCGGCACGCCCGGCTTCGCGGTGTCCCGCAAGCTCGACAAGATGGGCTGGCTCTGCTCCGACACCGCCGAGCTGTCGTTCACCGACTGCCGGGTGCCGGCCGCCAACCTGGTCGGCGCGGAGAACGGCGGCTTCCCGCTGATCGCCCAGGTCTTCGTGCCGGAGCGGATCATCGCGGCGGTGCACGCCTACTCGGTCGCCCAGCGCTGCCTGGACCTGACCCTGGAGCAGGTGCGGCGGCGGGACACGTTCGGCCGGCCGCTGATCAGCCGGCAGGTGGTCCGGCACAAGCTGGTCGAGATGCGGCAGCGGATCGAGCTGGCCCGCACGTTCACCCGCCGGGTCGCCGCCCGGCACGCCGCCGGCGAGTGGGTGGCCGGCGAGGTCTGCCTGGCCAAGAACGCCGCGGTCGAGGCCTGCAAGCACGTCGTCGACGAGGCGGTCCAGTTGCACGGCGGGATGGGTTATCTGCGCGAGTCCGAGGTGGAACGGCATTACCGCGACAGCCGGATCCTCGGGATCGGCGCCGGGGCCACGGAGGTGATGGCCGACCTGGCCGCCAAGATCTTCCAATACGACCGCTGA
- a CDS encoding TetR/AcrR family transcriptional regulator gives MRRTQAQRSEATRLRILDATCQSLVERGYAETTTAEVLARADVPRGTLLHHFPTKVDLLVASVQHVARRRLDALAAELSALPDDADELDAFIDGVWHHFSAPLFWAALELWNAARTDAELRAALMPVEKEIFGVLHERASALLGDDPRVPTVVQMTFEVMTGLVMTGIVSGELGRRELLIRRWKRAAAILLGRRAPDTLVERAKGT, from the coding sequence GTGAGGCGGACGCAAGCCCAGCGCAGCGAGGCCACCCGGCTCCGGATCCTCGACGCCACGTGCCAGTCACTCGTCGAGCGGGGTTATGCCGAGACCACCACCGCCGAGGTGCTGGCCCGCGCCGACGTGCCCCGCGGCACCCTGCTGCACCACTTCCCCACCAAGGTCGACCTGCTGGTCGCCTCGGTGCAGCACGTCGCCCGGCGGCGGCTCGACGCGCTCGCCGCCGAGCTGTCCGCGCTGCCCGACGACGCGGACGAGCTGGACGCGTTCATCGACGGCGTCTGGCACCACTTCTCCGCCCCGCTGTTCTGGGCCGCGCTGGAGTTGTGGAACGCGGCCCGCACCGACGCCGAGCTGCGCGCCGCGCTGATGCCGGTGGAGAAAGAGATCTTCGGGGTGCTGCACGAGCGGGCGAGCGCGCTGCTCGGCGACGACCCCCGGGTGCCGACCGTGGTCCAGATGACCTTCGAGGTGATGACCGGCCTGGTGATGACCGGCATCGTCAGCGGGGAGCTGGGCCGCCGCGAGTTGTTGATCCGCCGGTGGAAGAGGGCGGCCGCGATCCTGCTCGGCCGGCGCGCCCCGGACACCCTCGTCGAACGCGCGAAGGGAACCTGA
- a CDS encoding CHAT domain-containing protein, whose protein sequence is MTEAGIGVRCAAIGRAARGEGDLDAAVADLLRMPAGFPVRGPLAAALIGRLLRDTADGSDVRRIQQVDALLTLADADPPADPGWPRRRCAARAASMLLAIAESRLADPRAALAELATFPDDPAARTLVGLARMAVLREQARADGDEAPLLRVDEEMAAMRERAAGLPGAAAHVDLLDAAYRAWTANERGENPAAAYRELGKVFDRLPAGHPMRSGLDDLMRAAEPFARLLDDPHTPLDPEQVAALGDLAAQPGLSDHDRALLLGGAGLAEFAADSDRDRADAGIDRIRQALRVLPAGNPQRVGQLGLLASGLFRRSELGGGIADLRAAAEALEEARTLAGGPRHPLWATINEMLSVARRRLPGSTDAGRASLDGLRRHAWRALIQSSPAATRSAVRDAARDAVDVARQFLGDDDPAGVLRALDSGRGLALYAATETAGVAERLDRAGHTGLARRWRAAQAGGDPGDSGSGPAAVRASRAGGDPGSGPAAARASRAGGDPGSVPAALRAEVWSALAESGDTALLDPPSLDEIQAALARLDADALVYLVPADGVQPGFAVLAPVSGPPAYLILPFLRVDAEVDVERYLRSLARDLGPAAAPGGDDLAGAVDRMCDWAWRAAIGPLIERALPQVTQPVPGRVPRVVLVPMGELARIPWHAARGGDGRYAVQRIAVSQAASARMLCHSAALAPVPVSPLGLVVGDPDTGGAARDLPAARVEAFAVQRTFYGGARYVGRLPSGKVSPSGAGTAAEVRAWLGGGGTWSGDLLHLACHGVVDTAAGEAYLLLAGGDRLTARDLAGGRDLGLVVLAACHTGRSVHGYDEAYSLGTTFLAAGARSVLSTQWAIPDGATALLMVVFHHHLVVRGMPPWQALREAQLWMLDPDRDRDLLPGPLRAQLDRADPADLVAWAGFTHWGQ, encoded by the coding sequence ATGACCGAGGCGGGGATCGGCGTGCGGTGCGCGGCCATCGGCCGCGCCGCACGCGGCGAGGGAGATCTCGACGCGGCGGTCGCGGACCTGTTGCGGATGCCGGCCGGATTTCCGGTACGCGGACCGCTGGCCGCCGCCCTGATCGGCAGACTGTTGCGGGACACCGCCGACGGTTCCGACGTCCGCCGGATCCAGCAGGTCGACGCGCTGCTGACGCTCGCCGACGCCGATCCGCCGGCCGACCCGGGGTGGCCCCGGCGGCGATGTGCCGCCCGGGCCGCGTCGATGCTGCTGGCGATCGCCGAGTCGAGGCTGGCCGACCCGCGTGCCGCGCTCGCCGAGCTGGCCACGTTCCCGGACGACCCGGCGGCCCGCACGCTGGTCGGGCTGGCCCGGATGGCGGTGCTGCGGGAGCAGGCCCGGGCCGACGGGGACGAGGCGCCGCTGCTGCGCGTCGACGAGGAGATGGCCGCGATGCGGGAGCGGGCCGCGGGGCTTCCCGGGGCGGCCGCCCACGTCGATCTGCTCGACGCCGCGTATCGCGCGTGGACCGCCAACGAGCGGGGGGAGAATCCGGCTGCCGCGTACCGTGAACTGGGAAAGGTCTTCGATCGGCTGCCCGCCGGGCATCCGATGCGATCCGGCCTGGACGACCTGATGCGGGCCGCGGAACCGTTCGCCCGGCTGCTCGACGACCCGCACACCCCGCTCGACCCGGAGCAGGTCGCCGCGCTCGGCGACCTGGCCGCCCAGCCCGGTCTGAGCGACCACGACCGGGCGCTGCTGCTCGGCGGCGCGGGGCTCGCCGAGTTCGCCGCGGACAGCGACCGGGACCGGGCGGACGCCGGGATCGACCGGATCCGCCAGGCGCTGCGGGTGCTTCCGGCCGGCAATCCGCAGCGGGTCGGTCAGCTCGGACTGCTCGCCTCGGGCCTGTTCCGCCGGAGCGAGCTGGGCGGCGGGATCGCCGACCTGCGGGCCGCGGCCGAGGCGCTGGAGGAGGCGCGGACGCTGGCCGGTGGGCCGCGGCACCCGCTGTGGGCGACGATCAACGAGATGCTGTCGGTGGCCCGGCGGCGGCTGCCCGGCAGCACCGACGCCGGGCGGGCGTCGCTCGACGGGCTGCGCCGGCACGCGTGGCGGGCGTTGATCCAGTCCAGCCCGGCGGCGACCCGGTCGGCGGTGCGGGACGCGGCCCGGGACGCGGTCGACGTGGCGCGGCAGTTCCTCGGCGACGACGATCCGGCGGGGGTGCTGCGGGCGCTGGACTCGGGGCGGGGGCTGGCGCTGTACGCGGCCACCGAGACGGCGGGGGTGGCGGAGCGGCTGGACCGGGCCGGGCACACCGGGCTGGCGCGGCGCTGGCGGGCGGCCCAGGCCGGTGGCGATCCGGGTGATTCGGGGAGCGGGCCCGCCGCGGTGCGGGCTTCGCGGGCCGGTGGTGATCCGGGGAGCGGGCCCGCCGCGGCGCGGGCTTCGCGGGCCGGTGGTGATCCGGGGAGCGTGCCGGCTGCGCTGCGGGCCGAGGTGTGGTCGGCGCTGGCCGAGAGCGGGGACACCGCGCTGCTCGACCCGCCGTCGCTCGACGAGATCCAGGCCGCGCTGGCCCGGCTGGACGCCGACGCGCTCGTCTACCTGGTGCCGGCCGACGGGGTGCAGCCCGGGTTCGCGGTGCTCGCGCCGGTGAGCGGGCCGCCGGCGTACCTGATCCTGCCGTTCCTGCGGGTCGACGCCGAGGTCGACGTGGAACGCTACCTGCGCAGCCTGGCCCGCGACCTCGGACCGGCCGCGGCGCCCGGCGGCGACGACCTGGCCGGCGCCGTCGACCGGATGTGCGACTGGGCCTGGCGTGCGGCGATCGGCCCGCTGATCGAACGCGCCCTGCCCCAGGTCACCCAGCCGGTCCCGGGCCGGGTGCCGCGGGTCGTCCTGGTGCCGATGGGCGAACTGGCCCGGATCCCGTGGCACGCGGCCCGCGGCGGCGACGGCCGGTACGCCGTGCAGCGGATCGCCGTCTCGCAGGCCGCCTCGGCGCGGATGCTCTGCCACTCGGCCGCCCTGGCACCGGTGCCGGTCAGCCCGCTTGGCCTGGTCGTCGGCGACCCGGACACCGGCGGCGCGGCCCGGGACCTGCCCGCCGCCCGGGTCGAGGCGTTCGCGGTGCAGCGCACGTTCTACGGCGGGGCCCGCTACGTCGGCCGGCTGCCCAGCGGGAAGGTCAGCCCGTCCGGGGCGGGTACCGCCGCCGAGGTGCGTGCCTGGCTCGGCGGCGGTGGGACCTGGTCCGGTGATCTGCTGCACCTGGCCTGCCACGGGGTGGTCGACACCGCCGCCGGGGAGGCGTATCTGCTGCTGGCCGGCGGCGACCGGCTGACCGCGCGGGACCTGGCCGGCGGCCGGGACCTCGGGCTGGTGGTGCTCGCGGCCTGCCACACCGGGCGGTCGGTCCACGGGTACGACGAGGCGTACAGCCTGGGCACCACGTTCCTGGCGGCCGGGGCGCGCTCGGTGCTCTCCACCCAGTGGGCCATCCCGGACGGGGCGACCGCGCTGCTGATGGTCGTCTTCCACCACCACCTGGTGGTCCGGGGGATGCCGCCGTGGCAGGCGCTGCGCGAGGCCCAGCTCTGGATGCTCGACCCGGACCGGGACCGGGATCTGCTGCCCGGGCCGCTCCGCGCGCAGCTCGACCGTGCCGACCCGGCCGACCTGGTCGCCTGGGCCGGCTTCACCCACTGGGGACAGTAG